The Pan paniscus chromosome 12, NHGRI_mPanPan1-v2.0_pri, whole genome shotgun sequence genome window below encodes:
- the LYG2 gene encoding lysozyme g-like protein 2: MGQVWALVGSTLEPFHTDDEEEGEKCHEGPVPGPVPNRGISGSGHSFTPEQCLSPATASSAAVDLCCTEAVSLLPGDPHKKCQQESVDPCQWGRSKGKVLQTSYTSAQKAELVALTEVTPRLNRDKRTVFDTSPSPDTAPALLSITGIVNNYRTVFYKIIQTSSKYGQMSTHVATPWFCIDLLEQVATLAPFSQKWDWKSWGVLSVAFCLWFSDVYCSNPSNIFSEDSCELHFCLLGTSRGSYPFTHSMKPHLHPRLYHGCYGDIMTMKTSGATCDANSVMNCGIRGSEMFAEMDLRAIKPYQTLIKEVGQRHCVDPAVIAAIISRESHGGSVLQDGWDHRGLKFGLMQLDKQTYHPVGAWDSKEHLSQATGILTERIKAIQKKFPTWSVAQHLKGGLSAFKSGIEAIATPSDIDNDFVNDIIARAKFYKRQSF; this comes from the exons atgggacaagtgtGGGCTCTGGTTGGTTCCACCTTGGAACCTTTTCacactgatgatgaggaggaaggaga GAAATGCCATGAGGGGCCCGTCCCGGGCCCTGTTCCAAACCGGGGCATTTCTGGCTCAGGCCATTCCTTCACTCCTGAACAATGCCTGTCCCCTGCCACAGCCAGTAGTGCCGCAGTAGATTTATGTTGCACAGAAGCTGTGAGCCTTCTACCTGGAGATCCCCACAAAAAGTGccaacaggagtctgtggacccttgccagTGGGGACG CTCTAAAGGTAAAGTTTTACAGACAtcctatacttcagctcaaaagGCAGAGCTTGTAGCTCTAACTGAG GTCACTCCCAGGTTAAACCGTGACAAAAGGACTGTCTTTGACACAAGTCCTTCTCCAGATACTGCTCCGGCTCTTCTCTCCATCACAGGTATAGTGAACAACTATAGAACAGTTTTTTACAAAATCATCCAGACTTCTAG CAAGTATGGGCAAATGAGCACTCACGTTGCTACTCCCTGGTTTTGCATTGATCTCCTAGAGCAGGTGGCCACACTTGCACCTTTTTCTCAGAAGTGGGATTGGA AGAGTTGGGGAGTTCTGTCTGTGGCCTTCTGCCTTTGGTTTAgtgatgtttattgcagcaaccCAAGTAATATCTTCTCAGAGGATTCATGTGAGTTACACTTCTGCCTCCTAGGCACTTCCAGGGGCTCGTACCCCTTCACTCACTCAATGAAGCCTCACCTACATCCACGCCTGTACCATGGCTGCTACGGGGACATCATGACCATGAAGACCTCTGGGGCCACTTGTGATGCAAACAGTGTGATGAACTGCG GGATCCGTGGTTCTGAAATGTTTGCTGAGATGGATTTGAGGGCCATAAAACCTTACCAGACTCTGATCAAAGAAGTCGGGCAGAGACATTGCGTGGACCCTGCTGTCATCGCAGCCATCATCTCCAGGGAAAGCCATGGCGGATCTGTCCTGCAAGacggctgggaccacaggggacTTAAATTTGGCTTGATGCAG CTTGATAAACAAACGTACCACCCTGTCGGTGCCTGGGACAGTAAAGAGCACCTTTCACAGGCTACTGGGATTCTAACAGAGAGAATTAAGGCAATCCAGAAAAAATTCCCCACGTGGAGTGTTGCTCAGCACCTCAAAG GTGGTCTCTCAGCTTTTAAGTCAGGAATTGAAGCGATTGCCACCCCATCGGACATAGACAATGACTTTGTCAATGATATCATTGCTCGAGCTAAGTTCTATAAAAGACAAAGCTTCTAG